One genomic region from Caldicoprobacter guelmensis encodes:
- a CDS encoding GerMN domain-containing protein, with translation MQALKRFSILALILAIIAILTGCNALFDRIIFFNRRSNLGGKQQQKYINPEPPISQVNVTLYFKHYLADYLVPEKRVAQKGSQSLEYVVVSELLKGPTKFERVAIMPPNVKVLDVTRNGDTVFVNLSEEFKGNIDLAAVRKNNVPEEQKANVLAQMKRLCIYSIVNSLTELDGVNRVKILVNNRALSYEEIGAELIASQTVNVDKGNPVMALTRNKNFILSPSETVRQIFNSLAGEPDWERIDAFLARKNADGSERPPIEEIQKVYSAYIAGVEFDSNNFIMSEEIKPDGEAFVTLTYAIKYVNGKKESRDSDVLRVVNEEGIWKVRLPGFFANVQ, from the coding sequence ATGCAGGCTTTAAAGCGTTTTTCAATATTGGCGTTGATTTTGGCTATAATTGCTATCCTTACAGGGTGTAATGCTCTTTTTGACAGGATAATATTTTTTAACAGGAGAAGCAATTTGGGGGGTAAACAGCAGCAGAAGTATATAAACCCTGAGCCTCCAATCAGCCAGGTCAATGTGACTCTGTATTTCAAGCACTATCTGGCCGATTATTTGGTGCCTGAAAAAAGGGTAGCGCAAAAGGGGAGTCAGTCGCTTGAGTACGTGGTAGTATCTGAGCTATTAAAAGGGCCAACAAAATTTGAACGAGTAGCTATAATGCCTCCTAACGTCAAGGTGCTGGATGTTACCCGTAACGGCGATACGGTATTTGTAAATTTAAGCGAGGAGTTTAAGGGTAATATTGACCTTGCCGCGGTGCGAAAAAATAACGTGCCGGAAGAGCAAAAAGCAAATGTATTGGCTCAGATGAAGAGGCTGTGCATTTATTCTATTGTAAATTCGTTGACGGAACTAGATGGAGTAAACAGGGTGAAAATTTTAGTCAATAACCGGGCGCTTAGCTATGAGGAAATTGGTGCTGAACTTATAGCCTCACAGACGGTAAATGTTGACAAGGGTAACCCTGTTATGGCCCTTACGCGTAACAAGAATTTTATTCTAAGCCCCTCTGAGACGGTAAGGCAAATTTTTAATTCTCTTGCAGGGGAACCAGATTGGGAAAGAATCGATGCTTTCTTGGCACGAAAGAATGCTGATGGGAGTGAACGCCCACCTATAGAGGAGATACAAAAGGTATATTCGGCTTATATTGCAGGGGTAGAGTTTGACAGTAACAATTTTATAATGAGCGAGGAGATTAAACCGGACGGGGAGGCTTTTGTTACGCTAACATATGCAATTAAGTATGTCAATGGCAAAAAGGAAAGCCGTGACAGCGATGTGTTGAGGGTGGTAAATGAGGAGGGAATTTGGAAGGTAAGGCTGCCGGGGTTTTTTGCTAATGTTCAATAA
- a CDS encoding GerMN domain-containing protein — METQQSRGESTQSHLFKSLKDSEKSENLYVLEDNDAYPVDMVLYFYNPDTDQLEPERRTINIRDTDRILDEVIRQFLKGPKVKTLKPVVSPNVELQKVEQYGEVVSVYLSKEFLESEDISVARAALVNTILETQGAKYVKIYVEGRELTHNGKDDGQILGLLEKYPNDVEQIRLEEQKLISQGDVRYIKREIYFQDGKKRFLVPEIRDIPVSQGKYVEAIVGELIKGPVNVDWGLYPTIPNGTQLMSVKFVEDGDSSKGVELYFSKEFKSSFNREINSETLMVGSLVYSLVGLPGVDWIRVYYQNENGEYVGMPVVSMGLNVRFDKDSLPFRLGRRIKVYFSDKDAMNLVPEYRIISNDSKDVVNEILNELIEGPCQEKHAAVIPPNISVGDIKAYVSGKTAFVNLPSKFNASGLGSTGEIMALYAIVNSLTDPVNTDNVKQIQFLVNGKITNEFGHMSLADPFVRNPELIKE; from the coding sequence ATGGAAACACAGCAAAGTAGGGGGGAATCAACTCAAAGCCATCTATTTAAAAGTTTAAAAGATTCTGAGAAAAGTGAGAATTTGTATGTATTAGAAGACAATGACGCCTATCCTGTTGATATGGTGTTGTATTTTTATAATCCTGATACCGATCAGTTAGAACCTGAAAGACGAACTATTAACATTAGGGATACCGATCGAATTTTGGATGAGGTTATAAGGCAATTTTTGAAAGGGCCAAAGGTTAAAACGCTTAAACCTGTTGTATCTCCTAACGTGGAGTTACAAAAAGTAGAACAGTATGGGGAAGTGGTAAGCGTATACTTGTCAAAGGAGTTTTTGGAAAGCGAAGATATATCTGTTGCCAGGGCTGCGCTGGTAAACACCATATTGGAGACGCAAGGAGCAAAGTATGTGAAGATATACGTGGAAGGGCGGGAACTCACTCATAATGGTAAGGATGATGGACAGATTTTGGGGCTTTTGGAGAAATACCCAAATGATGTAGAGCAAATTAGATTGGAAGAGCAGAAACTCATTTCGCAAGGCGATGTGAGATATATTAAAAGGGAAATATATTTTCAGGATGGTAAGAAGAGATTTTTAGTTCCAGAAATAAGGGATATTCCCGTCAGTCAAGGGAAATACGTTGAGGCCATCGTGGGTGAATTAATAAAGGGACCAGTAAACGTAGATTGGGGGCTGTATCCTACTATACCCAATGGAACGCAGCTTATGAGCGTTAAGTTTGTTGAGGATGGAGACTCATCAAAAGGAGTTGAACTGTATTTTTCAAAAGAATTTAAATCATCTTTTAACAGGGAAATCAACTCTGAAACCTTGATGGTGGGTTCCCTCGTTTATAGCTTAGTAGGTTTACCTGGCGTGGACTGGATAAGGGTATATTACCAGAATGAAAATGGCGAATACGTGGGCATGCCTGTGGTATCCATGGGTTTAAATGTAAGGTTTGACAAGGACAGCTTGCCTTTTAGGCTGGGTAGAAGGATCAAGGTGTATTTCAGCGATAAAGATGCGATGAACCTAGTTCCGGAGTATAGGATTATAAGTAATGATTCTAAAGATGTAGTAAATGAGATATTAAATGAGCTGATTGAGGGTCCTTGTCAAGAAAAGCACGCGGCAGTCATTCCGCCTAATATTTCAGTGGGCGATATTAAGGCGTATGTAAGCGGAAAAACCGCTTTTGTGAATCTACCATCAAAGTTTAATGCTTCAGGGCTTGGGAGCACGGGTGAGATTATGGCCCTTTACGCCATCGTAAACTCTCTCACTGATCCTGTTAACACCGATAACGTCAAGCAGATTCAATTTTTGGTAAACGGAAAAATAACTAATGAGTTTGGGCATATGTCGCTGGCTGATCCCTTTGTGCGAAATCCTGAGTTGATAAAGGAGTAA
- a CDS encoding IS701 family transposase, with amino-acid sequence MPTTIVNHDNELVAFLQDVNYGMNKAQFNHLITMVEGSIQIEGKLSISKIAENVVTSKDKSCIYRFLSKFPWDDKQLNRNRISFLSYHLEHNIRPGEVGFLVIDDTTNLKDIRTKHMEGLDFHYSHTEDKTCWSHCVVTSNFVAGPYAMPFHFKPYYREEKCKELGIKFESKVDIAKGFIKEFHTPSNIRQLYVLTDSWYTSTSLVEEALSKGYHVIGCVKPNKTISPCGVKIKISQFMKYIEPSTLDLVTVEGKEYRVYRYEGKVGTFDNAVLLISYEVKKDGFEAPVCILSTDIELDSKAILRYYAVRWTIETSYQYLKENLGFDEYRVRSLVSIERYMLLCFLAYNFLEYYRVTRKNLNFETIGDTIQHMKKEVIKDFINFVYYHAKKDVPLMDIYAKLKLVA; translated from the coding sequence ATGCCAACAACCATTGTAAATCATGATAACGAATTAGTTGCCTTTTTGCAAGATGTAAATTATGGAATGAACAAAGCACAATTTAATCATTTAATTACAATGGTGGAAGGCAGCATCCAGATTGAAGGCAAACTATCGATATCCAAAATAGCAGAGAATGTTGTGACTTCTAAGGATAAGAGCTGTATTTACAGGTTTTTGAGTAAATTCCCCTGGGATGATAAACAATTGAACAGAAACCGTATAAGCTTTCTTAGTTATCATCTAGAACACAACATAAGACCAGGTGAGGTTGGTTTTCTGGTTATTGATGATACTACCAACTTGAAAGATATAAGAACTAAACATATGGAAGGATTAGATTTTCATTACTCCCATACAGAAGACAAGACTTGCTGGTCTCATTGTGTAGTGACCTCAAATTTTGTAGCTGGACCATATGCTATGCCCTTTCATTTCAAACCTTATTATAGGGAGGAGAAGTGCAAGGAGCTAGGGATTAAATTTGAGAGCAAAGTAGATATTGCCAAAGGATTTATAAAGGAATTTCATACTCCCTCAAATATTAGACAGCTATATGTTTTAACTGATAGCTGGTATACAAGTACCTCGCTAGTTGAAGAAGCTTTAAGTAAAGGGTATCATGTTATTGGGTGCGTTAAACCCAATAAGACGATATCTCCTTGCGGAGTCAAGATTAAGATTTCTCAGTTTATGAAGTACATTGAGCCATCTACCCTTGACCTAGTTACCGTTGAGGGTAAGGAGTACAGGGTATATCGATATGAGGGGAAAGTCGGTACATTTGATAATGCTGTTCTGTTAATTTCCTATGAAGTTAAGAAAGATGGCTTTGAAGCTCCTGTGTGTATTCTTTCTACTGACATAGAACTTGATAGTAAGGCAATATTGAGGTACTATGCGGTACGTTGGACGATAGAGACCAGCTATCAGTATTTGAAGGAGAATCTAGGTTTTGATGAGTACAGAGTAAGGAGCCTTGTTTCTATTGAGAGGTATATGTTACTTTGTTTTCTGGCTTATAACTTTTTAGAATATTATAGGGTAACACGGAAGAATCTAAATTTTGAGACAATAGGGGATACAATACAACACATGAAGAAGGAGGTTATCAAAGATTTTATAAATTTTGTGTATTACCATGCAAAGAAGGATGTTCCATTAATGGATATATACGCCAAATTAAAGTTAGTTGCCTAA
- a CDS encoding MFS transporter, translating to MGIIKKQLQESWNILKSFKGNARGCLVVEPLWGIPYNLFIPYASVYMLELGCTDEHIGIITSVGLFFQMFFSFISGYITDRLGRKRTTLIFDCIGWSLAVLIWALAQNFYYFLAASIVNSFFRIVHTSWTCLLVEDTSPEERVHVYTWIQVAGLLAGFFAPIAGWLVKRYGVVPAMRGLYLFAFVSMTSMFFIRNRITHETKMGLIKMRTTKGFNIMEIFSEYRRICIHLLKTPHTLLAFALMLFNNVQITLRNTFSAILYTKGLGLSEGTIATFATITSAIMLFIYLFVMPTLGKLKITRPLLWGYVLSIISNCIFVLSPSGRFYLSVLAVAIGATGMALIYPFVESLVANSINDEDRAKVMSILYVLVLGLTTPFGYIGGLLSSVSPKLPFVLIMVTFGVSVMLLLILENIERQERHDVVNAELGS from the coding sequence TTGGGTATAATCAAAAAACAGCTTCAAGAGTCGTGGAATATATTAAAAAGCTTTAAGGGTAACGCAAGGGGATGTTTAGTGGTTGAACCTCTGTGGGGAATACCTTATAATCTTTTTATTCCTTATGCGTCGGTGTACATGCTTGAACTGGGTTGCACTGATGAGCACATAGGTATTATAACTTCGGTAGGGTTGTTCTTCCAAATGTTCTTTTCGTTTATAAGCGGATATATCACAGACAGGCTGGGGCGAAAGAGGACTACCCTCATATTTGACTGTATCGGCTGGAGCCTGGCGGTACTTATATGGGCTCTTGCACAGAACTTTTATTATTTTTTGGCAGCCAGCATAGTGAACAGCTTTTTTAGAATAGTGCACACCTCGTGGACCTGTTTGCTGGTAGAGGATACCAGCCCTGAAGAGAGGGTACACGTGTATACCTGGATTCAGGTTGCAGGGCTTTTAGCGGGATTTTTTGCACCCATTGCGGGGTGGCTCGTTAAAAGGTATGGCGTGGTTCCTGCCATGAGGGGGCTTTATTTATTTGCCTTTGTCTCCATGACCAGCATGTTTTTTATTAGAAATAGGATTACCCACGAGACAAAGATGGGGCTTATAAAGATGCGGACTACAAAGGGATTCAATATCATGGAGATATTTAGTGAGTATAGAAGGATATGCATACACCTTTTGAAAACCCCACATACCTTGTTGGCCTTTGCGCTTATGCTCTTTAATAACGTACAAATCACCCTGCGCAACACCTTTTCGGCAATTCTTTACACCAAGGGACTTGGGCTTTCTGAGGGAACCATTGCAACGTTTGCAACTATTACGTCTGCCATAATGCTGTTTATATACCTGTTCGTCATGCCTACTTTGGGGAAACTCAAAATCACCCGTCCGCTTTTGTGGGGGTATGTGTTGTCTATAATAAGCAATTGCATCTTCGTGCTGTCCCCGTCGGGGCGATTTTATCTTTCGGTGCTTGCCGTGGCTATTGGGGCTACAGGCATGGCATTGATCTATCCCTTTGTTGAATCTCTGGTGGCCAACAGCATAAACGACGAAGACAGGGCCAAGGTCATGTCCATCCTGTATGTGTTGGTACTGGGGCTTACAACGCCCTTTGGCTATATAGGAGGGTTGCTTTCCTCTGTATCGCCAAAGCTTCCTTTTGTGCTCATCATGGTCACCTTTGGGGTCAGCGTTATGTTGCTGTTAATCCTTGAAAACATTGAAAGGCAAGAACGCCATGATGTTGTGAACGCTGAGCTTGGTTCGTAG
- a CDS encoding UDP-glucose--hexose-1-phosphate uridylyltransferase produces the protein MDELQQRAAYLVERLLAFALANDMISKFDVTYTRNQLLDLLKIDQPYPQPLDLESLEVPETATPILEELLDYAVQRGLIPEDTLTYRDLFDTRIMGLLMPKPSEVIERFNRIKAEKGIKAATDDFYNLCQKSDYIRVSRIARNIKWQYESEFGQLEITINLTKPEKDPREIAALKNAPQVGYPKCLLCPENVGYAGRINHPARQTLRVLPIKLRGEQWYFQYSPYVYYHQHCIVLSEQHVPMKISRETFERLFDFLEYFPHYFIGSNADLPIVGGSILNHDHFQGGYYTFPMEKASVEYYLKSEEYPDVTMGVVHWPMSVLRLRHAKPQALVELADKLLHLWRGYSDPSVDILAFTTNEKGKKVPHNTITPIARIGKDGLYELDLVFRNNRTSEEHPMGIFHPHQELHHIKKENIGLIEVMGLFILPGRLKDELADICDILTGKKPVSDDTYHESHPLNKHLHWIKELISKYGTNLDDEAARRIIKDSVGEKCLQVLHHAGVFKATKEGRQAFDRFLEMAGIRRV, from the coding sequence ATGGACGAACTGCAGCAACGTGCGGCGTATCTGGTTGAAAGGCTGCTGGCTTTTGCATTGGCTAATGACATGATTTCTAAATTTGATGTCACCTATACCAGGAATCAGCTGCTGGACCTTCTAAAGATAGACCAGCCTTATCCGCAGCCTCTAGACCTTGAAAGCCTGGAGGTGCCCGAGACGGCAACGCCTATACTGGAAGAACTGCTGGACTATGCCGTACAGCGGGGGCTTATACCTGAAGACACGCTTACCTACAGAGACCTGTTTGACACGCGTATAATGGGGCTTTTGATGCCAAAACCGTCGGAGGTAATTGAGCGTTTTAACAGGATAAAGGCTGAAAAAGGTATCAAAGCCGCTACTGATGATTTCTATAATCTCTGTCAAAAATCCGATTACATACGCGTAAGCCGCATTGCCCGCAACATAAAGTGGCAGTATGAGAGCGAGTTTGGTCAGCTAGAGATAACTATCAACCTTACAAAACCCGAGAAGGACCCCAGGGAGATAGCTGCCCTTAAAAACGCACCGCAGGTGGGATATCCCAAATGCCTGCTGTGTCCCGAAAACGTGGGTTATGCCGGACGAATCAACCATCCTGCGCGGCAGACCCTTCGAGTGCTGCCCATCAAGCTCAGGGGTGAGCAGTGGTATTTTCAATATTCGCCATATGTGTATTATCACCAGCACTGCATTGTGTTGAGCGAGCAACATGTTCCCATGAAAATCAGCCGGGAGACCTTTGAACGCCTTTTTGATTTTCTTGAGTATTTCCCCCATTATTTCATTGGCTCCAATGCCGACCTTCCCATTGTGGGAGGGTCCATACTCAATCACGACCACTTTCAAGGGGGTTACTATACTTTTCCTATGGAAAAGGCCTCCGTTGAGTATTACCTGAAGTCAGAGGAGTATCCAGATGTCACTATGGGTGTGGTTCACTGGCCCATGTCGGTATTAAGGCTTCGCCATGCAAAGCCGCAGGCGTTGGTGGAGCTGGCCGATAAGCTGCTTCACCTGTGGAGGGGTTACTCCGACCCGTCGGTGGATATTTTGGCATTTACCACAAATGAAAAGGGAAAGAAAGTGCCCCATAACACCATTACCCCGATTGCTAGGATAGGCAAGGATGGTCTCTATGAGCTTGACCTTGTGTTCAGGAATAACCGTACCAGCGAAGAACATCCTATGGGCATATTCCATCCACACCAAGAGCTCCACCATATAAAGAAGGAGAATATAGGGCTTATCGAGGTAATGGGGCTGTTTATACTCCCCGGGCGCCTGAAGGATGAACTTGCAGACATTTGCGATATATTGACGGGTAAAAAGCCTGTGAGCGATGATACCTATCACGAGTCTCATCCGCTCAATAAACACCTTCACTGGATTAAAGAGTTGATTAGCAAGTACGGCACCAATCTTGATGATGAAGCTGCCCGCAGGATAATCAAGGATTCGGTGGGCGAGAAGTGCCTGCAGGTGTTGCATCATGCCGGCGTGTTTAAGGCTACGAAAGAAGGGCGTCAGGCTTTTGATCGCTTTCTGGAGATGGCTGGGATAAGGAGGGTTTGA